A single genomic interval of Sander lucioperca isolate FBNREF2018 chromosome 9, SLUC_FBN_1.2, whole genome shotgun sequence harbors:
- the LOC116046019 gene encoding ranBP-type and C3HC4-type zinc finger-containing protein 1 isoform X3, producing MALSSGGWAPPAPVPASSQQAACGGPALTPCCTTVLMSVRVSVCHSGIRPLCLPGAGSEALRLQLSMDPSRAGEFRLALRDTSGNRSVFIAEFDLRSVQYEVKSPRCHEMRLAAPPHDCIRFNFRCDREAEEWATVVMSSLREAHRVANINTCESDGRHEDTAAAMEQWSSASLPLTEELCLELARAIEAGDTQAASQHASALARQKAVLTIQLSEKNYAEGEISLSVVVEDVSSSCCFTVKVFPYMTVAALKQQVFLEYGFHPRVQRWVIGQCLCTELRSLASYGVQKDGDTAYLYLISARQARITRQLFQQDLESALLAPPLPPGNGLTSQDWRGYSTLPSRLPHSNQGSTGGGGDRPGDIKDVLDIENLQLNDHTNKASKTQQTEWACPSCTFINKPSRPGCEICATARPDAHIQQEKGRREDRGEFGLSSS from the exons ATGGCACTCAGCTCGGGCGGCTGGGCTCCTCCAGCCCCGGTCCCTGCCTCGTCCCAACAGGCTGCATGCGGCGGCCCTGCGCTGACGCCTTGCTGCACTACTGTTTTAATGTCAGTCCGGGTTTCGGTGTGCCATTCAGGGATTCGGCCCCTGTGCCTCCCTGGAGCAGGCAGCGAGGCTCTGCGCCTCCAGCTCAGCATGGACCCGAGCCGGGCCGGAGAGTTCCGACTGGCGCTGCGAGATACGAGCGGAAACCGCAGTGTG TTCATTGCAGAGTTTGACCTGCGCTCGGTGCAGTACGAGGTGAAATCCCCTCGCTGCCATGAGATGCGTCTCGCCGCTCCGCCTCATGACTGCATCCGCTTCAACTTCCGCTGCGACCGCGAGGCCGAGGAGTGGGCCACCGTGGTGATGTCATCACTCAGAGAGGCACATCGAG TTGCAAATATTAACACATGCGAATCAGATGGCAGACACGAGGACACAGCAGCAGCTATGGAGCAGTGGAGCTCCGCATCGCTGCCGCTCACAG aggaGCTGTGCTTGGAGCTCGCCAGGGCGATTGAAGCAGGCGATACTCAAGCGGCTTCCCAGCACGCGTCCGCTCTGGCTCGGCAAAAAGCAGTGCTGACGATTCAGCTGTCTGAAAAGAACTACGCAGAGGGAGAGATCAG TTTATCTGTGGTAGTGGAGGATGTCTCGTCATCCTGTTGTTTCACAGTGAAAGTCTTTCCTTACATGACCGTGGCTGCACTCAAGCAACAG GTGTTTCTCGAGTATGGTTTCCATCCTCGTGTACAGCGCTGGGTGATTGGTCAGTGCTTGTGCACCGAGCTGAGGTCGCTGGCCTCCTACGGGGTGCAGAAGGACGGTGATACGGCGTACCTCTACCTGATCTCCGCCCGACAAGCCCGCATCACCCGTCAGCTGTTCCAGCAGGACCTGGAGAGCGCCCTCCTCGCCCCACCGCTCCCACCGGGCAACGGCCTAACCTCCCAAGACTGGAGGGGTTACAGCACCCTGCCCTCAAGGCTACCCCACAGCAACCAGG GGAGCACAGGTGGAGGAGGCGATAGACCAGGTGATATCAAAGATGTTCTGGACATTGAGAATCTGCAGCTGAACGATCATACCAACAAAGCCAGTAAAACACAG CAGACAGAGTGGGCTTGTCCCTCATGCACTTTCATCAACAAGCCTTCCCGTCCAGGCTGTGAAATCTGTGCTACAGCCAGACCTGACGCACACATCCAGCAG GagaaaggaaggagagaggatcGAGGAGAGTTCGGTTTAAGCAGCAGCTGA
- the LOC116046019 gene encoding ranBP-type and C3HC4-type zinc finger-containing protein 1 isoform X4: MALSSGGWAPPAPVPASSQQAACGGPALTPCCTTVLMSVRVSVCHSGIRPLCLPGAGSEALRLQLSMDPSRAGEFRLALRDTSGNRSVFIAEFDLRSVQYEVKSPRCHEMRLAAPPHDCIRFNFRCDREAEEWATVVMSSLREAHRVANINTCESDGRHEDTAAAMEQWSSASLPLTEELCLELARAIEAGDTQAASQHASALARQKAVLTIQLSEKNYAEGEISLSVVVEDVSSSCCFTVKVFPYMTVAALKQQVFLEYGFHPRVQRWVIGQCLCTELRSLASYGVQKDGDTAYLYLISARQARITRQLFQQDLESALLAPPLPPGNGLTSQDWRGYSTLPSRLPHSNQGSTGGGGDRPGDIKDVLDIENLQLNDHTNKASKTQTEWACPSCTFINKPSRPGCEICATARPDAHIQQEKGRREDRGEFGLSSS, encoded by the exons ATGGCACTCAGCTCGGGCGGCTGGGCTCCTCCAGCCCCGGTCCCTGCCTCGTCCCAACAGGCTGCATGCGGCGGCCCTGCGCTGACGCCTTGCTGCACTACTGTTTTAATGTCAGTCCGGGTTTCGGTGTGCCATTCAGGGATTCGGCCCCTGTGCCTCCCTGGAGCAGGCAGCGAGGCTCTGCGCCTCCAGCTCAGCATGGACCCGAGCCGGGCCGGAGAGTTCCGACTGGCGCTGCGAGATACGAGCGGAAACCGCAGTGTG TTCATTGCAGAGTTTGACCTGCGCTCGGTGCAGTACGAGGTGAAATCCCCTCGCTGCCATGAGATGCGTCTCGCCGCTCCGCCTCATGACTGCATCCGCTTCAACTTCCGCTGCGACCGCGAGGCCGAGGAGTGGGCCACCGTGGTGATGTCATCACTCAGAGAGGCACATCGAG TTGCAAATATTAACACATGCGAATCAGATGGCAGACACGAGGACACAGCAGCAGCTATGGAGCAGTGGAGCTCCGCATCGCTGCCGCTCACAG aggaGCTGTGCTTGGAGCTCGCCAGGGCGATTGAAGCAGGCGATACTCAAGCGGCTTCCCAGCACGCGTCCGCTCTGGCTCGGCAAAAAGCAGTGCTGACGATTCAGCTGTCTGAAAAGAACTACGCAGAGGGAGAGATCAG TTTATCTGTGGTAGTGGAGGATGTCTCGTCATCCTGTTGTTTCACAGTGAAAGTCTTTCCTTACATGACCGTGGCTGCACTCAAGCAACAG GTGTTTCTCGAGTATGGTTTCCATCCTCGTGTACAGCGCTGGGTGATTGGTCAGTGCTTGTGCACCGAGCTGAGGTCGCTGGCCTCCTACGGGGTGCAGAAGGACGGTGATACGGCGTACCTCTACCTGATCTCCGCCCGACAAGCCCGCATCACCCGTCAGCTGTTCCAGCAGGACCTGGAGAGCGCCCTCCTCGCCCCACCGCTCCCACCGGGCAACGGCCTAACCTCCCAAGACTGGAGGGGTTACAGCACCCTGCCCTCAAGGCTACCCCACAGCAACCAGG GGAGCACAGGTGGAGGAGGCGATAGACCAGGTGATATCAAAGATGTTCTGGACATTGAGAATCTGCAGCTGAACGATCATACCAACAAAGCCAGTAAAACACAG ACAGAGTGGGCTTGTCCCTCATGCACTTTCATCAACAAGCCTTCCCGTCCAGGCTGTGAAATCTGTGCTACAGCCAGACCTGACGCACACATCCAGCAG GagaaaggaaggagagaggatcGAGGAGAGTTCGGTTTAAGCAGCAGCTGA
- the LOC116046019 gene encoding ranBP-type and C3HC4-type zinc finger-containing protein 1 isoform X2: MALSSGGWAPPAPVPASSQQAACGGPALTPCCTTVLMSVRVSVCHSGIRPLCLPGAGSEALRLQLSMDPSRAGEFRLALRDTSGNRSVFIAEFDLRSVQYEVKSPRCHEMRLAAPPHDCIRFNFRCDREAEEWATVVMSSLREAHRVANINTCESDGRHEDTAAAMEQWSSASLPLTEELCLELARAIEAGDTQAASQHASALARQKAVLTIQLSEKNYAEGEISLSVVVEDVSSSCCFTVKVFPYMTVAALKQQVFLEYGFHPRVQRWVIGQCLCTELRSLASYGVQKDGDTAYLYLISARQARITRQLFQQDLESALLAPPLPPGNGLTSQDWRGYSTLPSRLPHSNQGSTGGGGDRPGDIKDVLDIENLQLNDHTNKASKTQTEWACPSCTFINKPSRPGCEICATARPDAHIQQMQMYRHLKGGRRPTNLPGIFFHFNSCFLFSCHLLSITILPDKKRS; the protein is encoded by the exons ATGGCACTCAGCTCGGGCGGCTGGGCTCCTCCAGCCCCGGTCCCTGCCTCGTCCCAACAGGCTGCATGCGGCGGCCCTGCGCTGACGCCTTGCTGCACTACTGTTTTAATGTCAGTCCGGGTTTCGGTGTGCCATTCAGGGATTCGGCCCCTGTGCCTCCCTGGAGCAGGCAGCGAGGCTCTGCGCCTCCAGCTCAGCATGGACCCGAGCCGGGCCGGAGAGTTCCGACTGGCGCTGCGAGATACGAGCGGAAACCGCAGTGTG TTCATTGCAGAGTTTGACCTGCGCTCGGTGCAGTACGAGGTGAAATCCCCTCGCTGCCATGAGATGCGTCTCGCCGCTCCGCCTCATGACTGCATCCGCTTCAACTTCCGCTGCGACCGCGAGGCCGAGGAGTGGGCCACCGTGGTGATGTCATCACTCAGAGAGGCACATCGAG TTGCAAATATTAACACATGCGAATCAGATGGCAGACACGAGGACACAGCAGCAGCTATGGAGCAGTGGAGCTCCGCATCGCTGCCGCTCACAG aggaGCTGTGCTTGGAGCTCGCCAGGGCGATTGAAGCAGGCGATACTCAAGCGGCTTCCCAGCACGCGTCCGCTCTGGCTCGGCAAAAAGCAGTGCTGACGATTCAGCTGTCTGAAAAGAACTACGCAGAGGGAGAGATCAG TTTATCTGTGGTAGTGGAGGATGTCTCGTCATCCTGTTGTTTCACAGTGAAAGTCTTTCCTTACATGACCGTGGCTGCACTCAAGCAACAG GTGTTTCTCGAGTATGGTTTCCATCCTCGTGTACAGCGCTGGGTGATTGGTCAGTGCTTGTGCACCGAGCTGAGGTCGCTGGCCTCCTACGGGGTGCAGAAGGACGGTGATACGGCGTACCTCTACCTGATCTCCGCCCGACAAGCCCGCATCACCCGTCAGCTGTTCCAGCAGGACCTGGAGAGCGCCCTCCTCGCCCCACCGCTCCCACCGGGCAACGGCCTAACCTCCCAAGACTGGAGGGGTTACAGCACCCTGCCCTCAAGGCTACCCCACAGCAACCAGG GGAGCACAGGTGGAGGAGGCGATAGACCAGGTGATATCAAAGATGTTCTGGACATTGAGAATCTGCAGCTGAACGATCATACCAACAAAGCCAGTAAAACACAG ACAGAGTGGGCTTGTCCCTCATGCACTTTCATCAACAAGCCTTCCCGTCCAGGCTGTGAAATCTGTGCTACAGCCAGACCTGACGCACACATCCAGCAG
- the LOC116046019 gene encoding ranBP-type and C3HC4-type zinc finger-containing protein 1 isoform X1: MALSSGGWAPPAPVPASSQQAACGGPALTPCCTTVLMSVRVSVCHSGIRPLCLPGAGSEALRLQLSMDPSRAGEFRLALRDTSGNRSVFIAEFDLRSVQYEVKSPRCHEMRLAAPPHDCIRFNFRCDREAEEWATVVMSSLREAHRVANINTCESDGRHEDTAAAMEQWSSASLPLTEELCLELARAIEAGDTQAASQHASALARQKAVLTIQLSEKNYAEGEISLSVVVEDVSSSCCFTVKVFPYMTVAALKQQVFLEYGFHPRVQRWVIGQCLCTELRSLASYGVQKDGDTAYLYLISARQARITRQLFQQDLESALLAPPLPPGNGLTSQDWRGYSTLPSRLPHSNQGSTGGGGDRPGDIKDVLDIENLQLNDHTNKASKTQQTEWACPSCTFINKPSRPGCEICATARPDAHIQQMQMYRHLKGGRRPTNLPGIFFHFNSCFLFSCHLLSITILPDKKRS, from the exons ATGGCACTCAGCTCGGGCGGCTGGGCTCCTCCAGCCCCGGTCCCTGCCTCGTCCCAACAGGCTGCATGCGGCGGCCCTGCGCTGACGCCTTGCTGCACTACTGTTTTAATGTCAGTCCGGGTTTCGGTGTGCCATTCAGGGATTCGGCCCCTGTGCCTCCCTGGAGCAGGCAGCGAGGCTCTGCGCCTCCAGCTCAGCATGGACCCGAGCCGGGCCGGAGAGTTCCGACTGGCGCTGCGAGATACGAGCGGAAACCGCAGTGTG TTCATTGCAGAGTTTGACCTGCGCTCGGTGCAGTACGAGGTGAAATCCCCTCGCTGCCATGAGATGCGTCTCGCCGCTCCGCCTCATGACTGCATCCGCTTCAACTTCCGCTGCGACCGCGAGGCCGAGGAGTGGGCCACCGTGGTGATGTCATCACTCAGAGAGGCACATCGAG TTGCAAATATTAACACATGCGAATCAGATGGCAGACACGAGGACACAGCAGCAGCTATGGAGCAGTGGAGCTCCGCATCGCTGCCGCTCACAG aggaGCTGTGCTTGGAGCTCGCCAGGGCGATTGAAGCAGGCGATACTCAAGCGGCTTCCCAGCACGCGTCCGCTCTGGCTCGGCAAAAAGCAGTGCTGACGATTCAGCTGTCTGAAAAGAACTACGCAGAGGGAGAGATCAG TTTATCTGTGGTAGTGGAGGATGTCTCGTCATCCTGTTGTTTCACAGTGAAAGTCTTTCCTTACATGACCGTGGCTGCACTCAAGCAACAG GTGTTTCTCGAGTATGGTTTCCATCCTCGTGTACAGCGCTGGGTGATTGGTCAGTGCTTGTGCACCGAGCTGAGGTCGCTGGCCTCCTACGGGGTGCAGAAGGACGGTGATACGGCGTACCTCTACCTGATCTCCGCCCGACAAGCCCGCATCACCCGTCAGCTGTTCCAGCAGGACCTGGAGAGCGCCCTCCTCGCCCCACCGCTCCCACCGGGCAACGGCCTAACCTCCCAAGACTGGAGGGGTTACAGCACCCTGCCCTCAAGGCTACCCCACAGCAACCAGG GGAGCACAGGTGGAGGAGGCGATAGACCAGGTGATATCAAAGATGTTCTGGACATTGAGAATCTGCAGCTGAACGATCATACCAACAAAGCCAGTAAAACACAG CAGACAGAGTGGGCTTGTCCCTCATGCACTTTCATCAACAAGCCTTCCCGTCCAGGCTGTGAAATCTGTGCTACAGCCAGACCTGACGCACACATCCAGCAG
- the LOC116046021 gene encoding alanine aminotransferase 1-like yields the protein MNVLQEIIPNVKNMKQLQNLVLARRASQIKEELRQRVRKPFKEVINVSWGDAHKTGMKPLSFVQQVLAACLYPQLVNSDRLPVGVRQRAQSLLKGCDGGSVGSYTATRGISERVHRVSEFITRRDGGAPSYPENIFISPGSQWALGNILNVLVNSEASHRTGVLTPVPCYSIALMSIRGLGAVTVPYNLNEEQGWELQVEELHRALESAKGVCNPVALYVINPGNPAGYVQSRKSIQEVIQFVSEKRLFLLADEVYQDCVHGENSEFVSYKRVLAEMGPPLSDTVELASFHSASKGFMGECGLRGGYVELVNLDLAVMKYIYKLFSTDACAPVLGQFALDMMMKPPQPGDPSYPLYSMETQHIRTTLVHNVKRVLEVVNNLPGFCCQPVKGVFAFPRLHLPPKAIQKAKEMGMQPDAFYCMRLLEEAGVIVSPGCDYGQKEGTHHIRFYIMTPEDTMEEVLRRLSSFHTQFMKDFS from the exons ATGAATGTCCTGCAGGAGATCATTCCAAATGTGAAGAACATGAAGCAGTTACAGAATTTAGTCCTGGCCAGACGAGCAAGCCAGATCAAGGAAGAGCTCAGACag AGAGTGAGAAAACCTTTCAAAGAAGTGATAAATGTCTCCTGGGGCGACGCACACAAGACAGGCATGAAGCCTCTGTCATTTGTCCAACAG GTTCTTGCAGCATGTCTTTACCCTCAGCTGGTGAACAGCGACAGACTGCCAGTGGGCGTCAGACAGAGGGCTCAGAGTCTGCTGAAGGGTTGTGATGGAGGTAGTGTAG GTTCTTATACTGCAACAAGGGGTATATCAGAAAGAGTCCACAGAGTCTCTGAATTCATAACGAGACGAGATGGCGGGGCTCCATCTTACCCTGAAAACATATTCATCAGCCCCGGCTCACAGTGGGCACTCGGG AATATTCTCAACGTCTTGGTGAACAGTGAGGCTTCACACAGAACAGGTGTGCTGACTCCCGTGCCATGCTACTCCATTGCCCTTATGTCCATAAGGGGGCTAGGAGCAGTTACCGTTCCCTACAACCTCAATGAGGAGCAGGGCTGGGAGCTGCAGGTGGAGGAGCTGCATCGAGCGCTGGAATCTGCAAAGGGAGTCTGCAACCCTGTAGCTCTGTATGTCATCAACCCTGGAAACCCTGCAG GTTATGTTCAAAGCAGGAAATCAATTCAAGAGGTGATCCAGTTCGTTTCAGAGAAGAGACTCTTTCTTCTGGCTGATGAG GTCTATCAGGACTGTGTTCATGGGGAAAATAGTGAGTTTGTCTCTTACAAAAGGGTTCTGGCTGAGATGGGTCCTCCCCTTTCAGACACAGTGGAGCTGGCGTCCTTTCACTCAGCATCGAAAGGCTTCATGGGAGA GTGTGGTCTGCGTGGTGGATATGTGGAGCTGGTAAATCTGGACCTCGCCGTTATGAAATACATCTACAAACTGTTCTCGACAGATGCCTGTGCACCTGTGTTGGGTCAGTTTGCCCTGGATATGATGATGAAACCTCCACAACCAGGAGATCCCTCATACCCACTTTATAGTATG GAGACACAACACATCAGGACCACGCTGGTTCATAACGTAAAGAGAGTCCTTGAGGTAGTAAACAATCTGCCGGGTTTCTGCTGTCAGCCAGTGAAAGGAGTATTTGCGTTCCCCAGACTGCATCTTCCACCTAAAGCCATTCAGAAGGCCAAG GAAATGGGAATGCAACCAGATGCATTCTACTGTATGAGACTACTAGAGGAGGCTGGTGTGATTGTCAGTCCTGGTTGTGACTATGGACAAAAGGAGGGCACCCACCACATCAG ATTTTACATTATGACCCCTGAGGACACGATGGAAGAAGTACTGAGACGCCTGTCTAGCTTTCACACACAGTTTATGAAGGATTTTTCCTAA